GATAAGCACAGAAGCCAAAATAATCGACACTGTATCCATCATGAGTTCCCAATAACCAAAAGCACCGATCAAAAAAATGAAAACCGCAAATATCACACCTGTTCGCAAGCGAATCAACCGCCAGCCCAACAGAAAAACAATCGCGATGATTACCCACCAGGGCAACCATAAAAGGATGGAAGACGATAATTGAAAGCTCCATATAATGGCCTCCGAAAGCGCATCAAAAACAAATCCCAGATTGTCGGTCAGCCAGTTGACGAACGTATCTATATATTGTCCTATATCTAGAGCAATTTCAGGAAACGTATTCATCGGCTCCCGGGAAACTTGATGATAACCATCCCGCTTCACTCCATTCACTTTGTAACTTTTTTCATTAAAAGGAAAGAGCAAACAGAGACCTTATCGTCGATTGAGATGGCCCGCTGTTTGCCTTTCTTTATTTTATAAAGGCGCTTCACCAAAATTTATAGTTGATATCAGTGAATAATTATGATAATGACACTAGCTAGCGGAGGAAAAACACGGAGACTCCTGTGGGATAGCGCAGAGGGAAGACCCCCGCAGAAAAAAGCGAACTTCTTTTTTCAAGGAGGCTGAGCTCAAGCCCACGGAAAGCGTCGTGTTTTTCCGCAGCGGTGACCATCGTTCATCATTACATCATTTTGTCAACCATAGATTTTAGTGTTGACCCTTTATAAATACTCCATTACATTCTCCGCTACATCTTCAGGCACCCATTCGGTCCAAAGATCTTCGTACTCCGCTAAAAACCATTCCGCAGCTTCCTGCTCATCCGCATCATTTTCTTCCATATAGTGCAGTGCTTCCCCGGTGAGGTCACTGTCTGTCTCATATTGTTCCAGGAACGCAATAAATTCATCATCATTTTCTGCAAATGATGCATTCGCAGCAACCGTTACCGGCTGGGATGGGAAAAATGGATCGTCAGGGTCTTCTTCGTCTAATAAGGTCATATCATACAAGCCGATGATCCAGGTAGGCTCCCAATTATAGCCGACCCACGGTTCACCATCTTCATATGCAGTGACCAAAGAAGTGTTAAGCGCAGCCTCCGATCCTGGGCTGAACAAATTATAGGTTTCACCCAATCCGGATTCTTCAAACATGTCTTCTACAATCGTTTCGGCTTCCCATCCGGGAATGGCACCATAAATGCGCCCCACTCCGTCTTCATCAGGGTCTTCAAACACTTCCCAATATTCTTCCAGATCCCCAATGGATTGCAGATCAGGGGCCATCGGCTCTATCCCTTCCTCCTCGTCTCCTTCAATGACATAGGTAGGAACATAAAACCCTTGGTCATTATCATCGAAATTTGTGGAAAGCTCGACAATATCGCCTTCATCCAGACCTTCATTATAAGCTTCTGCGAAATTCTCAATCCATGTTTCCATATAAACATCAATATCGCCATCTCTTAATCCTTGCAAAGTCGCAGGGGAACTCCCTGTCTGCGTTTCCGTGGCATAACCATATCCTTCTTCAGCAATGATTTGCGCTACAGAATTGTGAAACCATATGCTTTCCCATTCAGGTTCGGCAAAAACAATCGTTTCACCGTCTTCCCCTGCTCCACCACAAGCAGCTAAACTAAGGGCTGCAACGGAAAGCAGGCCGCCAGCACACCACAATTTATTCCTTTTTTTCATTGACAAAACCCCTCCAAATTTTCACATGTATGATGCTTATTTAATTTACTTGCTTATTACACCAAAATTAGAGCACGAAGTCAAAAGAGGAATCAGTCGTTATTCCTAAATATTTGTCGTTATTTTTATCTATCACCTTAAAAGGATACTTATACCGATGAATTTTAACAATATCATCTATAATTCTACATTATTCGACGAAAGGCACAAATTTTGCCTCGCGGATCCCTAAGTGCTATCCTTTTCCTTGAGACAGAGAGGATGGTTCTTTTGGTTAGCGAAATCATGTTGAATGACGACACCATTAAAGTCGAAAGCTACGAAGAAGAAAAAATCGATGGCTTGTATAAAATCAACGTTGAATTTAAAGTGACGAGCGAGGAGTATCACACGATCACGACTTTGTTGTATGAAGGAACGTTTGATGTGAAGGTGCCGGAGAGAGATCTAGCGTTTCGCGGGACAATTCAGCAATATTTTACCTCGATCACGAATTTATATATCGAAGGACAAGTGGGCGATTACACATTAAAATTAATCGAAGTTAAAGGCTAAGAAAGAAGGCGTATTTTCATGAAACTAAGCATATTGGATCAATCTCCGATTTCGTCAAATCAAACGGCCGAAGAGGCATTGAACGAATCTATGGAGCTGGCACAATTAGGAGAGAGGCTTAGCTATGAGCGTTTCTGGATGACAGAACATCATGATTTGCCGGGGCTCGCGTGTTCAGCGCCCGAGATTATGTTAGGTTACATTGGCGCAAAAACCAACACGATTCGCCTCGGCACCGGCGCCGTTTTGCTTCCCCACTATAAACCATACAAAGTAGCGGAAGTCCATCACCAGTTAGCGACGCTATTCCCGGATCGGATAGATTTGGGCGTCGGACGAGCCCCGGGCGGGTCCGCGGAAGTGACGAATGCTTTAAATGACAACTTTTTGCAAAACGTCTATAAGATGCCTGATTTGGTTGAAGAGCTGCTCTCTTATTTACACGGACGGGATCCGAAAGTATCTGCTTCTCCGCTTCCAAACGTCTCCCCTACCCCTTGGATGCTTGGTACGAGTGAAAAAAGTGCCTTGCTTGCAGGCAAAAACGGGTTAAGCTATGTGTTCGGTCAGTTCATGAGTGATGAGAGCGGTCCTGCAATCACCCAGAAATATTTGGATAGCTTTACTCCCCGAAAACGAGAGCAAACGCCGCAAATCATCGTAACCATTTCCGCCATTTGCGCAGAAACGACGGAAAGAGCGGAAGAAATCGCTCTCAGCTCACTCATTTGGCAGTTGCAGAGGGATAAAGGAGAAGGCGAGCAAGGCATACCTTCGATTCAAGCAGCCAAGGACTATCCGCTGACGAATAAGGAAAAAGAAAGATATAAAGATCGGAAACAGCACATGATCATCGGCGATCCGCAATACGTTAAGGCGCAAATAAAAGAGATGCAAACGACATATCAAGCAGGCGAAATCATGATCATGACGACCACATACGCTCCGCAAGATCGCCTTCGATCGTATGAGCTTATAGCCAGGGAAGTTCTTTAAGCTGAGACATTTATAAGAAACCCCATCATCATTTCATTGCGACGATCACTGTTGGTACGACAGAGATCTAATTGGCCAAAACCTTAATGGAAAGCATGGAAAATGCCAAACAAAAGCGGTAACGTTACCACCGCTACAAGGGTAGAAACAAATACGGAAACGGATGCAAAAGCTGTATCGCCTCCGTAATTATCGGCATATAAACTCACCGTCGGAGCACTCGGTGTTGCGGATATGAGCACAGCAATAACGAGCCATTCAAAAGGGATGGTTGTGAAAACAAACGGTAAAAACAGAAAAAAAGGGAGAATAAAAAGACGAGCACTCACGACACTCCATAGCAATGGACTGCACAGAAACCGTTTTAAATCGTGCAAACGAACAGCAGCAATTAAACAACCGATTAAAAGCATGGAAAGCGGAATCGTCATCTCCCCAATGCTCTCGAGTGCTCCAAATAACGTTTGAGGCAATGACATCGGTAGAAAAAAGAAAACAAAACCAATGGTTGTGGCGATAAATCCGGGATTAACCCAAAGTGACACTCTTTCTGTATGCGGCTTTTCCCGTTGCATAACAGCAATGCCGTACGTCCAAATCATAATGAAATAGAGCATGTTAAATACCATTGCAAAAAACAGCCCGTTTTGACCAAAAAGCTGTAAAACGAGGGCAACACCGATATAGCCTTGGTTTCCGAATAAAAGCAAATTCTCATAAACCCCGGATCGTTCCTGCGGAAGTTTCAGCCACCGAGCGGTCCATTTCCCGATAAAGGCAGTACTTATGAGAAAATAAGCGGAAAGCATCAGTAATGTAAAGACCCCTAAACTACGATCCATTTCAAACGGAACATGTAAGGAAGTCACGATCAAACACGGCAAAGTCACATACAGCAACAACCTCGTGAAAACCCCCCGGCTTGTTTCGGGAAGAATCCCTGTCTTCATCGCAACCCAACCCGCCGCAAAAATGATATAGAGCATGCTCATTTCACGAAATACCGCCAGGAAAGTATCCATGTTTTCCTCCTGCACACGATGATCATTTTATCGTATGACATCTGCGGAATGTCCCGTGAAATATTAAAATTGATCGATGGAAGGCGGTTGAAAAATGAAACTATACACCTTAACCAGTACCCAGCATCTACCCATCTCCCGTGAGGAAGCATGGGCATTTTTCTCCGATCCCCGCCAACTGGCCGGCGTTACTCCTGAGGATATATCCTTCGAGATGATCGATGAGATGCCTGAACCGTTGCACGCGGGTATGATTCTTCGTTATCGTATTCGTCCCTTCCCCTTGATGCAGGTACAATGGGTCACCGAGATTACGCACGTGAGCGAAGGAAAGCGATTCGTGGACGAACAACGTTTCGGCCCCTTTCGGTTTTGGCTCCATAACCACCGTTTTACCGAGATCGAGGGAGGCGTGGAAATGCAGGATACCGTCTATTATGCCATGCCATTTTCTTTCATTGGGCGAATCACCCATCAACTCATCGTTCGTAAACGTCTTGAAGAGATCTTTTCTTTTCGAAAAAAACAATTGCAGGCTTATTTTGGGCAAATGTCGTCATCAAGGACAGCAGATCATCAGTAGGCAATGCCTACCCTTACATGAATGTATTTCTCTAGATCTAAAAGCGAATACGTAAAAGCGGCAGTGTCTCCAACGGAGATTCGTTTTCCGTTTTCCGGTAAATAATCCTTTTCTACCCGATAATTGCCTTCTGATCCTCCATTGATTAAGGCCGTTGGACAAACAATCGTCCACTTTAGGCCGGATTCCTTCAAAGACCGATAGGCCCCGAGATGATCTTCGGCGGCAGTGGTCGAGCGCCGTTTCGATTCCCTCGACTGAAATCGATAAAGCTCCCTTTCTGTACGACTGTTTAAAATGCCGGCTGTTCCTACCATAATAAATCTTTGCAGCCCCTGTTCATACATCTCTTGGATAATAAGCGGCGCACTCCTTGACAACGTATCGTTTTTATCGGTGTTTAGCGCGCTAATCACGATATCTACATTATGCATCGCTTCCGATAGGTCTGTCCGATTCAAGACATTGCCTTGCACGACCGTTACTTGATCACGATTCATCGCTAACATTTCAGGCTGACGAACCAAGACCTTGACATCGTGTTGATCGGCAAGAGCCAATCGTGTTATTTCTGTTCCGACTCTGCCGGTCGCACCTAATATCAATATTTTCATGTTATCTCTCCCATGTACAGCTTTTTGTCGCGTGTCTAAAACCTTCTAAGTGTCATTTTGCCACAAGCATTTGAACTACTCCACCTTAATTTCTGACGAAGTTTGAATGGAGATTCCTAGAAACACCTTCGTTTGCAGAAGCATTCGGCGCTCGGCCAAACATTATGCGTTCGCAACCCCTAATCCTGAGGACTCATTTGAAGCCCAAGCAGTGTTTTGAGTCCGCTAAACACATTCCTGTGTACTCTTTTGGATCCCAAGCAGCGCTTCGAGTCCTCTAAAACCATTCCTGTGGACTCTTTTGGATCCCAAGCAGCGCTTCGAGTCCTCTAAAACCATTCCTGTGGACTCTTTTGGATCCCAAGCAGCGCTTCGAGTCCTCTAAAACCATTCCTGTGGACTCCGATGAATCCCGCGTAACACAAAGAGTCCTCAACACCCAATCTCTGTTGAACGCCGCTATGCCTATGACTATGTTGGAAATGTTCGGGGGATTTACTTTGCTCTTATCCTTTGCGCCGCAACGATTTTAGGACAGCGCAATTAGATCCTATCATTCGGCAATAGCCCGAAAGCGATTCACACGCCACACTTTACACTTTGTAGGCATGGAGGTTTTCTCGCCTAAAACCGATAAAAAAATCATTCATCCTCCATTTACATGAAACCGGCCAATCGAGAAAGACTAATATTGCCCGGTAAAGTCGTTAGGTCGTCAACGTCGGGTTTACGTCGCCAAACGCGAGTCTGCGAAATCCAATCTATGTGCTGGTATACGGTGTTTTCTCGAAAGGGGCAGGATATTATGTATGAATTACCATCCAAAATAAGCGGGTTGGAAATGTCGGCTAAAGATATGGAACGTCAGTTACGGCCCCTCGGCTATGTTATGGGAGGTGGCTGGGAGTACGACCATGGCTACATGGATTATAAAATGGCCGATGAAGATGACGGGTATCAGTTTTTACGTATTCCTTTTTTCGCAACAGATGGGGAGGTCGGCAGCGGAAACGAAACCGTCGAG
The Salicibibacter kimchii DNA segment above includes these coding regions:
- a CDS encoding ABC transporter substrate-binding protein, giving the protein MKKRNKLWCAGGLLSVAALSLAACGGAGEDGETIVFAEPEWESIWFHNSVAQIIAEEGYGYATETQTGSSPATLQGLRDGDIDVYMETWIENFAEAYNEGLDEGDIVELSTNFDDNDQGFYVPTYVIEGDEEEGIEPMAPDLQSIGDLEEYWEVFEDPDEDGVGRIYGAIPGWEAETIVEDMFEESGLGETYNLFSPGSEAALNTSLVTAYEDGEPWVGYNWEPTWIIGLYDMTLLDEEDPDDPFFPSQPVTVAANASFAENDDEFIAFLEQYETDSDLTGEALHYMEENDADEQEAAEWFLAEYEDLWTEWVPEDVAENVMEYL
- a CDS encoding DUF3219 family protein encodes the protein MVSEIMLNDDTIKVESYEEEKIDGLYKINVEFKVTSEEYHTITTLLYEGTFDVKVPERDLAFRGTIQQYFTSITNLYIEGQVGDYTLKLIEVKG
- a CDS encoding LLM class flavin-dependent oxidoreductase, encoding MKLSILDQSPISSNQTAEEALNESMELAQLGERLSYERFWMTEHHDLPGLACSAPEIMLGYIGAKTNTIRLGTGAVLLPHYKPYKVAEVHHQLATLFPDRIDLGVGRAPGGSAEVTNALNDNFLQNVYKMPDLVEELLSYLHGRDPKVSASPLPNVSPTPWMLGTSEKSALLAGKNGLSYVFGQFMSDESGPAITQKYLDSFTPRKREQTPQIIVTISAICAETTERAEEIALSSLIWQLQRDKGEGEQGIPSIQAAKDYPLTNKEKERYKDRKQHMIIGDPQYVKAQIKEMQTTYQAGEIMIMTTTYAPQDRLRSYELIAREVL
- a CDS encoding AEC family transporter, with protein sequence MDTFLAVFREMSMLYIIFAAGWVAMKTGILPETSRGVFTRLLLYVTLPCLIVTSLHVPFEMDRSLGVFTLLMLSAYFLISTAFIGKWTARWLKLPQERSGVYENLLLFGNQGYIGVALVLQLFGQNGLFFAMVFNMLYFIMIWTYGIAVMQREKPHTERVSLWVNPGFIATTIGFVFFFLPMSLPQTLFGALESIGEMTIPLSMLLIGCLIAAVRLHDLKRFLCSPLLWSVVSARLFILPFFLFLPFVFTTIPFEWLVIAVLISATPSAPTVSLYADNYGGDTAFASVSVFVSTLVAVVTLPLLFGIFHAFH
- a CDS encoding SRPBCC family protein produces the protein MKLYTLTSTQHLPISREEAWAFFSDPRQLAGVTPEDISFEMIDEMPEPLHAGMILRYRIRPFPLMQVQWVTEITHVSEGKRFVDEQRFGPFRFWLHNHRFTEIEGGVEMQDTVYYAMPFSFIGRITHQLIVRKRLEEIFSFRKKQLQAYFGQMSSSRTADHQ
- a CDS encoding NAD(P)-dependent oxidoreductase codes for the protein MKILILGATGRVGTEITRLALADQHDVKVLVRQPEMLAMNRDQVTVVQGNVLNRTDLSEAMHNVDIVISALNTDKNDTLSRSAPLIIQEMYEQGLQRFIMVGTAGILNSRTERELYRFQSRESKRRSTTAAEDHLGAYRSLKESGLKWTIVCPTALINGGSEGNYRVEKDYLPENGKRISVGDTAAFTYSLLDLEKYIHVRVGIAY
- a CDS encoding YugN family protein, yielding MYELPSKISGLEMSAKDMERQLRPLGYVMGGGWEYDHGYMDYKMADEDDGYQFLRIPFFATDGEVGSGNETVELGTPFLLSHKFEAGINQEAGPVFSALWNQFSSPEEKDAYVDEHYVQEGKSLVRELEETLLT